The following coding sequences lie in one Polyangiaceae bacterium genomic window:
- a CDS encoding HAD family hydrolase — translation MVRLAGAITFDFGQTLAELDYAFLVHRLEERDLRLEETDLRAGAADAWSAYGEAKRSAATGFAAWSSFMRSLLVSAGCPQPALAPTVDWLWSEQPRRNLWRRPIPGMFELAQELGQRGARVGILSNSEGHLAELVEELGKREAFLDITDSGKLGIEKPDPRIFRHAAERLQVEVHQICHIGDSWEADVRGALDAGCRAVYFSPEPPLQPHPDVAWTRDARALRTLLLGP, via the coding sequence TGGTCCACCGGCTCGAGGAACGCGACCTGCGTCTGGAGGAAACTGACCTGCGCGCTGGTGCGGCTGACGCTTGGAGCGCTTACGGCGAGGCCAAGCGCAGCGCTGCCACGGGTTTCGCTGCGTGGTCCAGCTTCATGCGAAGCCTGCTCGTGTCGGCTGGGTGCCCCCAACCAGCGCTGGCTCCAACCGTAGACTGGCTCTGGTCCGAGCAACCTCGTCGCAACCTGTGGCGCCGTCCGATTCCCGGGATGTTCGAGCTGGCCCAAGAGCTGGGCCAGCGCGGCGCGCGTGTCGGCATCCTTTCCAACTCCGAAGGCCACCTTGCGGAGTTGGTGGAAGAGCTGGGAAAGCGCGAGGCGTTCTTGGATATCACCGACTCGGGCAAGCTCGGAATCGAGAAGCCGGACCCACGGATATTTCGCCACGCCGCGGAACGGCTGCAGGTAGAGGTTCACCAGATCTGCCACATTGGCGATTCCTGGGAGGCGGACGTGCGGGGCGCGCTGGACGCAGGCTGTCGCGCCGTCTACTTCTCGCCGGAGCCCCCGCTGCAGCCGCATCCAGACGTTGCCTGGACTCGCGACGCCCGCGCCCTGCGCACTCTTCTGCTCGGCCCGTGA